In Phreatobacter oligotrophus, the following are encoded in one genomic region:
- a CDS encoding multidrug effflux MFS transporter produces MTTASPPATGPYPGLGFRSFVAMIAALMAANALAIDSMLPALPEIGEALGIGTANDRQWVVTSYLLGFGASQLIYGPLADRFGRKRILLMGLAIYVIGSLGATLATSFDAMMVARVVQGVGAAATRVLAVSIVRDTYSGRQMARVMSLAFIVFLAVPILAPSIGQVIILVAPWRWIFALLGLFGVAVALWVARKLPETLHPEDRTPIALAPMVKAFATCLTTRLSVGYMLAMTFVIGSLFGFINAAQQLFEVTFRAEELFTIIFAVIAGFMAVASFLNSRIVERFGMRRVSHTALLGYLAATLAHGAVALAGHETMVTFALFQCATMFCFGLMASNFGAMAMDPLGHVAGTASSVQGFVSTVGGALIGFFIGQHFDGTALPIVLGFGGCGLAALAMVLIAEKGRLFRPTRVA; encoded by the coding sequence ATGGCGGCCAACGCGCTGGCCATCGATTCCATGCTGCCCGCCCTGCCGGAGATCGGCGAGGCGCTGGGCATCGGCACGGCCAATGACCGGCAATGGGTGGTGACGTCCTATCTGCTGGGCTTCGGCGCCTCGCAGCTGATCTATGGTCCGCTCGCCGACCGCTTCGGGCGCAAGCGCATCCTGCTCATGGGCCTTGCCATCTATGTGATCGGCAGCCTCGGCGCGACGTTGGCGACCAGCTTCGACGCGATGATGGTGGCGCGCGTGGTGCAGGGCGTCGGGGCGGCGGCGACGCGGGTGCTCGCCGTCTCCATCGTGCGCGACACCTATTCGGGGCGACAGATGGCGCGGGTCATGTCGCTCGCCTTCATCGTCTTCCTCGCCGTGCCGATCCTCGCTCCCTCGATCGGGCAGGTGATCATTCTCGTCGCCCCCTGGCGCTGGATCTTCGCGCTGCTCGGCCTGTTCGGCGTGGCCGTGGCGCTGTGGGTCGCCCGCAAGCTGCCCGAGACGCTGCATCCGGAGGACCGCACGCCCATCGCCCTGGCGCCGATGGTGAAGGCCTTCGCGACCTGCCTCACGACCCGCCTGTCGGTCGGCTACATGCTGGCCATGACCTTCGTCATCGGCAGCCTGTTCGGCTTCATCAATGCGGCGCAGCAGCTGTTCGAGGTGACCTTCCGGGCCGAGGAGCTGTTCACGATCATCTTCGCGGTGATCGCAGGCTTCATGGCGGTGGCCTCGTTCCTCAACTCGCGCATCGTCGAGCGCTTCGGCATGCGCCGCGTCTCTCACACCGCCCTGCTCGGCTATCTCGCGGCCACGCTCGCCCATGGCGCCGTGGCGCTGGCGGGCCATGAGACCATGGTGACCTTCGCGCTGTTCCAGTGCGCCACCATGTTCTGCTTCGGCCTCATGGCCTCGAATTTCGGCGCCATGGCCATGGATCCGCTCGGCCACGTGGCCGGCACGGCCTCGTCAGTGCAAGGCTTCGTCTCGACCGTCGGCGGGGCGCTGATCGGCTTCTTCATCGGCCAGCATTTCGACGGCACGGCGCTGCCCATCGTGCTGGGCTTCGGCGGCTGCGGGCTGGCGGCCCTGGCCATGGTGCTGATCGCCGAGAAGGGACGGCTGTTTCGACCGACCCGCGTGGCCTGA